In Paenibacillus phoenicis, one genomic interval encodes:
- the rpsJ gene encoding 30S ribosomal protein S10 yields MAKQKIRIRLKAYDHRILDQSAEKIVETAKRSGAGVSGPIPLPTEKQVITILRAVHKYKDSREQFEQRTHKRLIDIVNPTPQTVDALMRLDLPSGVDIEIKL; encoded by the coding sequence ATGGCAAAGCAAAAAATTCGTATTCGTTTGAAAGCTTACGACCACAGAATTCTTGATCAATCCGCAGAGAAAATCGTTGAAACGGCAAAACGTTCGGGTGCAGGCGTATCCGGGCCGATCCCGTTGCCAACTGAGAAACAAGTGATTACTATTCTCCGTGCGGTGCACAAGTACAAGGATTCCCGGGAACAATTCGAACAACGTACGCATAAGCGTCTGATCGACATTGTGAACCCGACTCCACAAACTGTGGATGCCTTGATGCGCTTGGACCTGCCGTCCGGTGTAGATATCGAAATTAAATTGTAA